The following proteins are co-located in the Apis mellifera strain DH4 linkage group LG11, Amel_HAv3.1, whole genome shotgun sequence genome:
- the LOC408355 gene encoding endoribonuclease LACTB2 isoform X1, with product MKNLTYLPLVTRLSKNVIRILGCNKGFMTLQGTNSYLVGTGDRRILIDTTEKRTANDYIKLLRSVLEEEKATIEHLLITHWHIDHLGAVNSVLNMLKTINTEIKSAVWKFPRTADDKSSRNMENLFKWKQLRDKQIIEVEGAKLSVEYTPGHATDHASFIMEDGKILFSGDCILGEGTAVFEDLNTYIATLKKMLTMKPKIIYPGHGPIIENPENIINFYIENRLKRENDILNILEQNTKNNTLSELDIVNHLYTEVSSKDMSKAAVYTVKGHLDKLLKEGKVKGERGKWQIT from the exons atgaaaaactTAACATATTTACCTTTAGTAACAAGATTATCTAAAAATGTAATACGAATCTTAGGATGTAACAAAGGATTTATGACATTGCAAGGTACAAATTCATACCTTGTTGGTACTGGCGATag ACGTATATTAATCGATACAACTGAAAAAAGAACTGcgaatgattatataaaattattacgtaGTGtgttagaagaagaaaaagcaaCTATTGAACACTTATTAATTACTCATTGGCACATTGATCATTTAGGAGCAGTGAATTctgttttaaatatgttaaaaactataaatacagaaataaaaagtGCAGTATGGAAATTTCCAAGAACTGCAGATGATAAAAGTTCAAGAaacatggaaaatttatttaagtggAAACAATTAAgagataaacaaattatagaaGTAGAAGGTGCTAAGCTTAGCGTGGAATATACTCCAGGACATGCAACTGATCATGCTTCCTTTATAATGgaagatggaaaaatattattcagtgGAGATTGTATTCTTGGAGAAGGTACTGCTGTATTTGAAGATTTAAATACTTACATAGCTACtctgaaaaaaatgttgacaATGAAACCAAAAATTATCTATCCTGGACATGGACCGATAATAGAAAAtccagaaaatataattaatttttatattgaaaaccgattaaaaagagaaaatgatattttgaatattctagaacaaaatacaaaaaataatacattgtcCGAATTGGATATTGTGAATCATCTATACACg GAAGTTTCATCAAAGGATATGAGTAAAGCAGCAGTCTATACTGTAAAAGGTCatcttgataaattattaaaagaaggtAAAGTGAAAGGTGAAAGGGGAAAATGGCAAATTACGTAA
- the LOC408355 gene encoding endoribonuclease LACTB2 isoform X2 has product MTLQGTNSYLVGTGDRRILIDTTEKRTANDYIKLLRSVLEEEKATIEHLLITHWHIDHLGAVNSVLNMLKTINTEIKSAVWKFPRTADDKSSRNMENLFKWKQLRDKQIIEVEGAKLSVEYTPGHATDHASFIMEDGKILFSGDCILGEGTAVFEDLNTYIATLKKMLTMKPKIIYPGHGPIIENPENIINFYIENRLKRENDILNILEQNTKNNTLSELDIVNHLYTEVSSKDMSKAAVYTVKGHLDKLLKEGKVKGERGKWQIT; this is encoded by the exons ATGACATTGCAAGGTACAAATTCATACCTTGTTGGTACTGGCGATag ACGTATATTAATCGATACAACTGAAAAAAGAACTGcgaatgattatataaaattattacgtaGTGtgttagaagaagaaaaagcaaCTATTGAACACTTATTAATTACTCATTGGCACATTGATCATTTAGGAGCAGTGAATTctgttttaaatatgttaaaaactataaatacagaaataaaaagtGCAGTATGGAAATTTCCAAGAACTGCAGATGATAAAAGTTCAAGAaacatggaaaatttatttaagtggAAACAATTAAgagataaacaaattatagaaGTAGAAGGTGCTAAGCTTAGCGTGGAATATACTCCAGGACATGCAACTGATCATGCTTCCTTTATAATGgaagatggaaaaatattattcagtgGAGATTGTATTCTTGGAGAAGGTACTGCTGTATTTGAAGATTTAAATACTTACATAGCTACtctgaaaaaaatgttgacaATGAAACCAAAAATTATCTATCCTGGACATGGACCGATAATAGAAAAtccagaaaatataattaatttttatattgaaaaccgattaaaaagagaaaatgatattttgaatattctagaacaaaatacaaaaaataatacattgtcCGAATTGGATATTGTGAATCATCTATACACg GAAGTTTCATCAAAGGATATGAGTAAAGCAGCAGTCTATACTGTAAAAGGTCatcttgataaattattaaaagaaggtAAAGTGAAAGGTGAAAGGGGAAAATGGCAAATTACGTAA